One genomic segment of Anguilla anguilla isolate fAngAng1 chromosome 2, fAngAng1.pri, whole genome shotgun sequence includes these proteins:
- the LOC118220718 gene encoding ras-related protein Rab-37-like isoform X3, whose amino-acid sequence MSTKKESKSGKVVPNGTSKHFLERCASTNEYFDIAFKVMLLGDSAVGKTCFLVQFKDGAFLAGSFIATVGIDFRNKVVTVDNVKVKLQIWDTAGQERFRSVTHAYYRDAQALLLLYDITSKSSFDNIRAWLTEIHEYAQKDVVIMLLGNKSDMANERVIKREEGEKLAREYGVPFMETSAKTGVNVELAFLAIAKELKHRAVQQPNEPKFQIHDYIESQKEKSSCCRYV is encoded by the exons ATGTCAACCAAGAAGGAATCGAAGTCAGGAAAGGTTGTTCCAAATGGgacgtcaaaacattttttggaaagATGTGCTTCGACTAATGAGTATTTTGATATCGCATTCAAG GTCATGCTGTTGGGAGACTCGGCAGTGGGGAAGACATGCTTCCTGGTGCAGTTTAAAGATGGGGCCTTTCTCGCCGGCAGTTTCATTGCCACCGTGGGAATAGACTTTAGG AATAAGGTGGTGACAGTGGACAATGTGAAGGTAAAATTGCAG ATATGGGACACGGCAGGACAGGAGAGATTTCGAAGTGTCACTCATGCTTACTACAGGGATGCCCAAG cACTTCTCCTTTTATACGACATCACCAGCAAGTCTTCTTTTGACAACATCAGG GCCTGGCTGACTGAAATTCATGAGTATGCACAGAAGGATGTGGTCATCATGTTGCTAGGCAACAAG TCAGACATGGCCAATGAAAGGGTCATCAaaagggaggaaggagagaagcTGGCCAGG GAATATGGGGTGCCGTTCATGGAGACGAGCGCCAAGACAGGAGTCAACGTGGAGCTAGCCTTCCTGGCCATAGCAAA AGAGTTGAAACATCGGGCTGTCCAACAGCCCAACGAGCCAAAGTTTCAAATCCATGACTACATAGAGTCCCAGAAGGAGAAGTCAAGCTGCTGCAGATACGTGTAA